A portion of the Carboxydocella sporoproducens DSM 16521 genome contains these proteins:
- a CDS encoding YlzJ-like family protein — protein sequence MILYTPLAPEAIFPVDYSFLSDVSEYRYGDLILQGRLRDGKIEVYRIISTNLDDYLNPNFAPGRLVDPPLANC from the coding sequence ATGATATTATATACTCCTCTTGCTCCAGAGGCAATTTTTCCTGTTGACTATTCTTTTTTAAGCGATGTAAGTGAGTATAGATATGGAGATCTTATCCTGCAGGGTAGGCTACGGGATGGGAAAATTGAAGTCTATCGAATAATTAGTACTAACCTGGATGACTATCTTAACCCTAATTTTGCTCCCGGAAGGTTGGTTGATCCCCCTTTAGCTAATTGCTAA
- a CDS encoding ClpP family protease: MSNYHWQWWEPAVALQTFTQDNEPEVPVNPEPAAPLPGASRKETFNPIKEYGQPQNPAVNKSSIHCITIVGQIEGHMMLPPQNKTTKYEHILPQLVALEQSPEVEGILLILNTIGGDVEAGLAIAEMVESLSKPTVSLVLGGGHSIGTPIAVAAKYSFIAETASMTIHPIRLSGLVIGVPQTYEYLDKMQDRVVKFVTKHSKITPEKFRELMFRTGELARDIGTVLIGAEAVEVGLIDEVGGLSKALAKLKDMIKEARS, encoded by the coding sequence ATGTCTAACTACCATTGGCAGTGGTGGGAGCCTGCCGTGGCTTTACAGACCTTTACCCAGGATAATGAACCGGAAGTACCGGTAAATCCTGAACCGGCAGCGCCTTTACCAGGAGCCAGCAGGAAAGAGACTTTTAATCCAATAAAAGAATATGGACAACCCCAGAATCCCGCCGTGAATAAAAGTTCTATCCACTGTATTACCATAGTAGGTCAGATCGAAGGACATATGATGCTGCCTCCACAAAATAAGACCACCAAGTATGAGCATATATTACCGCAGTTGGTGGCATTGGAGCAAAGCCCGGAAGTAGAGGGTATTCTGTTAATATTGAATACCATCGGTGGTGATGTGGAGGCCGGTCTGGCTATTGCTGAAATGGTGGAAAGTTTAAGTAAACCCACCGTATCCCTGGTTCTTGGGGGAGGCCACAGCATTGGGACCCCGATAGCGGTTGCGGCTAAATATTCCTTTATCGCAGAAACGGCATCGATGACCATTCATCCCATTCGTTTGAGCGGACTGGTGATAGGGGTTCCTCAGACCTATGAATATCTGGATAAAATGCAAGATAGGGTAGTTAAATTTGTAACAAAACATTCCAAGATTACTCCCGAGAAATTTCGCGAGCTCATGTTCCGAACAGGTGAACTGGCCCGGGATATTGGGACGGTATTAATAGGGGCTGAGGCAGTTGAAGTTGGTTTAATCGATGAGGTAGGCGGATTAAGTAAGGCCCTCGCTAAACTAAAAGATATGATCAAGGAGGCCAGAAGTTAA
- a CDS encoding copper amine oxidase N-terminal domain-containing protein: MKKVLISFLFVVFLLPATLVWAWEDHIILGRTYDGEVDTTHTIPGYSLEQMLKFLYYEASNVEEILAIDGVPISKTPWKKYGGKINPKVKKPDPIDTMPRPINVAFSNGLFVYFPDQRPVFYKNRVMVPLRAFAEALSANVSWNQQDQSIKIQKDNTMIVFKINSNIMLINGIEKKMDIAPYILNKRTMTPVRYICEAFGYQVSWDNNAKMVLVNVDVDFVPGGYGNEQ, encoded by the coding sequence GTGAAAAAAGTCCTTATCTCTTTTTTGTTTGTGGTGTTTTTATTGCCAGCGACGCTGGTCTGGGCCTGGGAGGACCATATCATCCTGGGTCGTACCTATGATGGGGAGGTGGATACCACCCATACCATTCCCGGCTATTCCCTGGAGCAAATGCTGAAGTTTCTCTACTATGAGGCCAGCAATGTGGAAGAGATTCTGGCTATTGATGGAGTGCCCATCAGCAAGACTCCGTGGAAGAAGTACGGGGGGAAAATCAATCCAAAGGTGAAAAAGCCCGACCCAATTGATACTATGCCGAGGCCTATAAATGTGGCATTTTCTAATGGTCTATTTGTCTATTTTCCAGATCAGCGACCTGTTTTTTATAAAAACAGAGTTATGGTCCCACTTCGTGCTTTTGCTGAGGCATTAAGTGCAAATGTTTCTTGGAACCAGCAAGATCAAAGCATTAAAATACAGAAAGACAATACAATGATAGTTTTTAAAATCAATTCAAATATTATGCTTATTAATGGAATTGAAAAAAAGATGGATATCGCACCCTATATCCTTAACAAGCGAACCATGACGCCAGTTCGTTATATCTGTGAGGCGTTTGGATATCAGGTTAGCTGGGATAATAA